One Ricinus communis isolate WT05 ecotype wild-type chromosome 7, ASM1957865v1, whole genome shotgun sequence genomic region harbors:
- the LOC8278474 gene encoding protein WVD2-like 7 isoform X1, whose amino-acid sequence MLNDFISKVKEVNLNEFLLSSFNVFRETEQGVSNVVQGDPLRALTESISFGRFMSESLAWEKWSTFSHNRYLEEVEQFSKPGSVAQKKAYFEAHYKKRAAMKAAASLEQANNVVSTIPEVETASNLAEVDAADKTQNDSPMDSISAEATNTAALDKQQEKDSLKLPHSADANSFYTDDGKDSSQIAIVESAEVAIQETVELENLTQVENSKQLDNANDFDKIVASAEEKMSNKNAAEQKNSALPSNKRQMNLSSKLSNQGRASKLPKSSTKQPSSAQLKGATNVHPNSKKSLGDMIDRKRLAPKSVHMSINLAPRSGETSKSSARMSKESSTTPKNPRASVFGISKLLSSINRSSEEKRTRSFLNKSVSGGTIAGGILQALSGDRTKSSSSNGSKERSSIISSPFSFRSEERAAKRKEFFQKLEEKNSAKEVEKTRVQVKSKVPLTRPRSPKLGRKPSSNVVQETSFPLPRQPSAHAASSKRIVSKGNQSITRSVTLLPKKKAHENASPNIQH is encoded by the exons ATGCTTAATGATTTCATATCCAAGGTCAAAGAAGTTAATTTAAATGagtttcttttatcttctttcaaTGTTTTCCGAGAAACAGAACAGGGAGTTTCAAACGTTGTACAG GGTGACCCTCTTCGAGCACTAACAGAATCAATATCCTTTGGGAGATTTATGTCAGAATCTTTAGCCTGGGAAAAATGGTCAACCTTCTCTCACAACAGATACTTAGAAGAAGTTGAGCAGTTTTCCAAGCCAGGTTCTGTTGCTCAGAAGAAAGCTTATTTTGAAGCTCATTATAAGAAGAGAGCTGCCATGAAAGCAGCAGCCTCGCTTGAGCAAGCAAATAATGTAGTTAGTACTATCCCAGAAGTAGAAACTGCATCTAATCTGGCGGAGGTAGATGCTGCGGACAAAACTCAGAATGATTCACCTATGGATTCGATATCAGCCGAAGCAACAAATACTGCTGCCCTTGATAAGCAACAGGAGAAAGATTCCCTGAAGCTACCTCATTCTGCTGATGCAAATTCATTTTATACAGACGATGGAAAGGATAGTTCACAAATTGCAATTGTGGAAAGTGCTGAAGTGGCAATACAAGAAACTGTTGAGCTGGAGAACCTTACTCAGGTGGAAAATTCAAAGCAGCTTGATAATGCTAATGACTTTGACAAGATTGTGGCTTCAGCAGAAGAGAAAATGTCTAATAAG AATGCTGCTGAACAGAAGAATTCGGCACTACCAAGTAATAAAAGACAAATGAATTTGTCATCAAAATTATCAAATCAGGGTAGAGCTTCCAAACTCCCAAAGTCTTCTACCAAGCAGCCCAGTTCCGCACAGCTGAAAGGTGCAACAAATGTTCATCCAAACAGTAAGAAGTCCTTAGGAGACATGATTGACAGAAAGAGATTAGCTCCAAAATCTGTTCATATGTCAATCAATTTGGCTCCTCGCTCTGGAGAAACCAGTAAAAGTTCTGCCAGAATGTCGAAAGAGAGTTCAACAACACCAAAAAATCCAAGG GCATCTGTTTTTGGGATATCAAAGCTTCTTTCTTCAATAAACCGGTCATCAGAAGAGAAAAG AACCCGGTCATTTCTCAATAAGTCAGTTTCTGGCGGAACAATAGCAGGCGGGATATTGCAGGCCCTCTCTGGGGA CCGCACAAAGTCTTCAAGTTCAAATGGAAGCAAAGAACGATCGTCAATTATATCCTCACCCTTTAGCTTTAGGAGTGAAGAAAGGGCCGCAAAACGTAAAGAG TTCTTTCAGAAGCTTGAAGAGAAGAACAGTGCAAAGGAGGTAGAAAAGACACGTGTGCAAGTTAAATCTAAG GTTCCTTTGACACGACCTCGATCACCAAAGCTGGGAAGAAAGCCTTCGTCCAATGTGGTACAGGAAACAAGCTTTCCACTTCCTAGGCAGCCTTCAGCACATGCTGCAAGCTCCAAGCGTATTGTATCCAAAGGTAATCAAAGCATAACTCGTTCAGTCACTTTGCTACCAAAGAAGAAAGCACATGAGAATGCTTCTCCAAATATCCAGCATTGA
- the LOC8278474 gene encoding protein WVD2-like 7 isoform X2, with protein sequence MGEPTCLMRSFSHPSNASREAKEGDPLRALTESISFGRFMSESLAWEKWSTFSHNRYLEEVEQFSKPGSVAQKKAYFEAHYKKRAAMKAAASLEQANNVVSTIPEVETASNLAEVDAADKTQNDSPMDSISAEATNTAALDKQQEKDSLKLPHSADANSFYTDDGKDSSQIAIVESAEVAIQETVELENLTQVENSKQLDNANDFDKIVASAEEKMSNKNAAEQKNSALPSNKRQMNLSSKLSNQGRASKLPKSSTKQPSSAQLKGATNVHPNSKKSLGDMIDRKRLAPKSVHMSINLAPRSGETSKSSARMSKESSTTPKNPRASVFGISKLLSSINRSSEEKRTRSFLNKSVSGGTIAGGILQALSGDRTKSSSSNGSKERSSIISSPFSFRSEERAAKRKEFFQKLEEKNSAKEVEKTRVQVKSKVPLTRPRSPKLGRKPSSNVVQETSFPLPRQPSAHAASSKRIVSKGNQSITRSVTLLPKKKAHENASPNIQH encoded by the exons ATGGGAGAACCAACTTGCCTTATGAGATCATTTTCTCATCCATCTAATGCTTCTCGTGAAGCCAAAGAA GGTGACCCTCTTCGAGCACTAACAGAATCAATATCCTTTGGGAGATTTATGTCAGAATCTTTAGCCTGGGAAAAATGGTCAACCTTCTCTCACAACAGATACTTAGAAGAAGTTGAGCAGTTTTCCAAGCCAGGTTCTGTTGCTCAGAAGAAAGCTTATTTTGAAGCTCATTATAAGAAGAGAGCTGCCATGAAAGCAGCAGCCTCGCTTGAGCAAGCAAATAATGTAGTTAGTACTATCCCAGAAGTAGAAACTGCATCTAATCTGGCGGAGGTAGATGCTGCGGACAAAACTCAGAATGATTCACCTATGGATTCGATATCAGCCGAAGCAACAAATACTGCTGCCCTTGATAAGCAACAGGAGAAAGATTCCCTGAAGCTACCTCATTCTGCTGATGCAAATTCATTTTATACAGACGATGGAAAGGATAGTTCACAAATTGCAATTGTGGAAAGTGCTGAAGTGGCAATACAAGAAACTGTTGAGCTGGAGAACCTTACTCAGGTGGAAAATTCAAAGCAGCTTGATAATGCTAATGACTTTGACAAGATTGTGGCTTCAGCAGAAGAGAAAATGTCTAATAAG AATGCTGCTGAACAGAAGAATTCGGCACTACCAAGTAATAAAAGACAAATGAATTTGTCATCAAAATTATCAAATCAGGGTAGAGCTTCCAAACTCCCAAAGTCTTCTACCAAGCAGCCCAGTTCCGCACAGCTGAAAGGTGCAACAAATGTTCATCCAAACAGTAAGAAGTCCTTAGGAGACATGATTGACAGAAAGAGATTAGCTCCAAAATCTGTTCATATGTCAATCAATTTGGCTCCTCGCTCTGGAGAAACCAGTAAAAGTTCTGCCAGAATGTCGAAAGAGAGTTCAACAACACCAAAAAATCCAAGG GCATCTGTTTTTGGGATATCAAAGCTTCTTTCTTCAATAAACCGGTCATCAGAAGAGAAAAG AACCCGGTCATTTCTCAATAAGTCAGTTTCTGGCGGAACAATAGCAGGCGGGATATTGCAGGCCCTCTCTGGGGA CCGCACAAAGTCTTCAAGTTCAAATGGAAGCAAAGAACGATCGTCAATTATATCCTCACCCTTTAGCTTTAGGAGTGAAGAAAGGGCCGCAAAACGTAAAGAG TTCTTTCAGAAGCTTGAAGAGAAGAACAGTGCAAAGGAGGTAGAAAAGACACGTGTGCAAGTTAAATCTAAG GTTCCTTTGACACGACCTCGATCACCAAAGCTGGGAAGAAAGCCTTCGTCCAATGTGGTACAGGAAACAAGCTTTCCACTTCCTAGGCAGCCTTCAGCACATGCTGCAAGCTCCAAGCGTATTGTATCCAAAGGTAATCAAAGCATAACTCGTTCAGTCACTTTGCTACCAAAGAAGAAAGCACATGAGAATGCTTCTCCAAATATCCAGCATTGA
- the LOC8278473 gene encoding small heat shock protein, chloroplastic — MYQALSNLSFSLPLSSKSTFTRSGNLHLLKTKDVGFNFTPKKNSVIKAMAASESRDNLDHLQRVNGKQHQQQAQPKKRVARVAPVGLWDRFPTARTVQQMMETMERMMDDPFTYSSSWPTPAAPIEGSGYGRGRTPWEIKEGENEYKMRFDMPGMTKEDVKVWVEEKMLVVKAEKLPKQKVNEERNGEDQKAKAEAEEEEEEEWSAKSYGRYSSRIALPENIQFEKIKAEVKDGVLYITIPKASSFAKILDINVQ; from the exons ATGTACCAAGCTCTTTCAAATTTGAGCTTCTCTCTCCCTTTATCATCAAAAAGCACCTTTACTAGATCAGGAAACCTtcatttattgaaaacaaagGATGTAGGCTTCAATTTCACTCCCAAGAAGAACAGTGTCATCAAGGCCATGGCAGCATCAGAGAGCAGAGACAATCTTGATCACCTGCAGAGAGTCAATGGCAAGCAGCATCAACAACAGGCTCAACCCAAGAAAAGAGTGGCTCGTGTTGCACCAGTAG GGTTGTGGGACAGGTTTCCGACAGCAAGAACAGTTCAGCAGATGATGGAAACAATGGAAAGAATGATGGATGACCCATTTACATACTCTAGCAGCTGGCCAACTCCAGCTGCACCAATTGAAGGAAGTGGATATGGAAGAGGAAGGACGCCATGGGAGAtaaaagaaggagaaaatGAATACAAAATGAGGTTTGACATGCCTGGAATGACCAAAGAAGATGTTAAGGTGTGGGTTGAGGAGAAGATGTTGGTTGTGAAAGCAGAGAAACTGCCAAAGCAGAAAGTGAACGAAGAACGAAATGGAGAAGATCAAAAAGCAAAAGCagaagcagaagaagaagaagaagaagagtggTCTGCTAAGAGCTATGGAAGGTACAGTAGTAGAATTGCGTTGCCTGAGAATATTCAATTTGAGAAGATAAAAGCTGAGGTTAAAGATGGTGTCTTGTATATTACCATACCTAAAGCTAGTAGCTTTGCCAAGATTCTTGATATCAATGTTCAATGA
- the LOC8278472 gene encoding transcription factor MYB20 yields MGRQPCCDKVGLKRGPWTIEEDHKLMNFILNNGIQCWRLVPKLAGLLRCGKSCRLRWMNYLRPDLKRGALTEAEEDQIIELHSRLGNKWSKIAAHFPGRTDNEIKNHWNTRIKKKLKTLGVDPQTHNRIEKVQDFDREEVRLQNEESPKEAEPSNVDLKIQDNKTETGKDHCCLSGNLQRSGTWSKDLDAGSVLTPHTDKSESFSSRMDESFPQDDLQQHWIDNMDYLLSWDGFSSNLDEIFPFDSHQ; encoded by the exons ATGGGAAGACAGCCTTGTTGTGATAAGGTTGGATTGAAGAGAGGTCCATGGACTATTGAAGAAGATCATAAGCTCATGAATTTCATCCTCAACAATGGGATTCAGTGCTGGCGACTGGTTCCGAAACTTGCAG GGTTATTAAGATGTGGAAAGAGCTGCAGATTGAGATGGATGAATTACCTGAGACCTGATTTGAAGAGAGGAGCACTAACAGAAGCTGAAGAAGATCAAATCATCGAACTCCATTCGCGTTTGGGAAACAA GTGGTCAAAGATTGCTGCACATTTTCCAGGCAGAACAGATAATGAGATTAAAAACCATTGGaatacaagaatcaagaagAAACTAAAGACTCTGGGTGTAGACCCTCAAACCCACAATCGTATTGAAAAAGTTCAGGATTTTGATAGAGAAGAAGTTAGGCTGCAGAATGAAGAATCCCCCAAGGAAGCTGAACCAAGCAATGTAGATTTGAAAATTCAGGATAACAAGACAGAAACTGGAAAAGATCATTGTTGTTTGTCAGGAAACTTACAGAGAAGTGGAACTTGGAGCAAAGACCTGGATGCAGGATCCGTGTTGACCCCACATACCGATAAATCagaatcattttcttcaagaATGGATGAATCTTTCCCGCAAGATGATCTTCAACAGCATTGGATTGATAACATGGATTATTTACTGTCATGGGATGGTTTCAGCAGTAATTTGGATGAGATATTTCCTTTTGACAGTCACCAATAA
- the LOC8278471 gene encoding tryptamine 5-hydroxylase codes for MEALTPQVLISLVLFLFTIFIYYAWNAARPKPATPPSPPALPVIGHLHLLTDMPHHTFADLSNSLGPLIYLRLGQVPTIVIHSAHLAKLVLRTHDHAFANRPQLISAQYLSFGCSDVTFSSYGAYWRQARKICVTELLSAKRVHSFRLVRKEEVDRLLDAVLTSSGKEVDMSQMLFCLANDVLCKVAFGRRFMAEKDGKGKNLASVLMETQALFAGFCLGDFFPKWEWVNSMSGYRKRLLKNLKDLKEVCDEIIEEHLKKKKKKNGTENADDDDDYNEKEDFVDVLLRVQKREDLEVPITDDNLKALVLDMFVAGTDTSSATLEWVFTELARHPRVMKKAQEEVRMIASGNGKVDESDLQHLHYMKAVIKETMRLHPPVPLLVPRESMEKCALDGYEIPAKTRVLINTYAIGRDPKSWENPLDYDPERFMEDDIDFKDQDFRFLPFGGGRRGCPGYSFGLATIEITLARLLYHFDWALPHGVEADDVDLSEVFGLATRKKTALVLVPTANKDFQFRGHDF; via the exons ATGGAAGCTCTAACCCCTCAAGTCCTCATCTCTCTTGTGCTATTCCTATTCACCATCTTCATCTACTATGCATGGAATGCTGCACGACCAAAGCCAGCAACCCCGCCATCCCCCCCGGCTCTTCCAGTAATCGGccacctccacctcctcaCAGACATGCCACACCACACCTTCGCCGATCTTTCCAACAGTCTTGGCCCTTTAATTTATCTAAGACTTGGACAGGTCCCTACCATTGTCATCCACTCAGCTCACCTAGCTAAACTTGTCCTCAGAACACACGATCATGCCTTCGCCAACCGCCCACAACTCATCTCTGCTCAGTACCTCTCTTTTGGCTGCTCTGATGTCACCTTCTCCTCTTATGGTGCATACTGGAGGCAAGCAAGAAAGATCTGTGTTACTGAGTTACTCAGCGCCAAAAGGGTCCACTCATTTCGACTCGTTCGAAAAGAAGAGGTAGATCGGTTGTTAGACGCTGTTTTAACTAGTTCTGGTAAGGAAGTTGATATGAGTCAGATGCTGTTTTGTTTAGCTAATGACGTACTGTGTAAAGTGGCGTTTGGGAGGAGGTTCATGGCGGAGAAGGACGGGAAAGGGAAGAATCTGGCGAGTGTTTTGATGGAGACGCAGGCTTTGTTTGCAGGGTTTTGCTTAGGCGATTTTTTTCCAAAGTGGGAATGGGTTAACTCAATGAGTGGGTACAGGAAGAGATTGTTAAAGAACTTGAAGGACTTAAAAGAGGTTTGTGATGAAATAATTGAAGAACacttaaagaagaagaagaagaagaatggaACGGAAAacgctgatgatgatgatgattacAATGAGAAGGAAGATTTTGTGGATGTTTTGCTTAGAGTTCAAAAACGAGAGGATCTGGAAGTGCCCATTACTGATGATAATCTCAAAGCATTAGTTCTG GACATGTTTGTAGCTGGAACTGATACATCATCAGCAACACTAGAATGGGTATTCACAGAGCTGGCCAGGCACCCAAGAGTGATGAAGAAAGCACAAGAAGAGGTCCGGATGATTGCATCCGGGAATGGTAAGGTTGATGAGAGCGATCTGCAACACCTGCATTACATGAAAGCTGTAATAAAGGAGACTATGCGATTGCACCCACCAGTTCCTCTACTGGTTCCTCGTGAATCTATGGAGAAATGTGCTCTTGACGGCTATGAAATACCTGCTAAAACTCGGGTTTTAATAAACACCTATGCTATTGGAAGGGATCCAAAATCATGGGAGAATCCTCTGGATTATGATCCTGAGAGGTTTATGGAAGACGACATTGATTTTAAGGATCAAGACTTCAGGTTTCTACCATTTGGGGGAGGAAGGCGAGGTTGCCCAGGTTATAGTTTTGGATTAGCAACGATAGAAATTACACTTGCTCGACTTCTATATCATTTCGACTGGGCATTACCTCATGGAGTTGAAGCTGATGATGTTGACCTCAGTGAGGTTTTTGGGCTTGCCACAAGGAAGAAAACTGCACTGGTTCTAGTACCAACAGCCAATAAGGACTTTCAGTTCAGGGGTCATGATTTTTAG
- the LOC8278470 gene encoding protein HHL1, chloroplastic isoform X3, with amino-acid sequence MEVGLSLNALVRLPLSNSSRIHHEDGVAKHTLFSTRTVTLQKSLKKQTLLVVKAKGKRGMQSRQFQRPPAPSLPKIEDDGNPKFLIFIRMANVYLWYPLSLVTGGTTAKIMVAAKDNFLGKYIYKNTLDRNLAAVIYRENGNVRAALSTTDVIELPTPDQLKTVVDKVKDFFGDAKESFGKLTALDSTTDEPEEVSKEKAKVKG; translated from the exons ATGGAAGTGGGTCTGTCCCTAAATGCCCTAGTTAGGCTTCctttatcaaattcatcaagAATACATCATGAAGATGGAGTTGCTAAGCATACACTTTTCTCTACTAGAACAGTAACATTACAGAAATCTTTGAAGAAGCAAACTTTATTGGTTGTTAAAGCTAAAGGAAAGAGGGGAATGCAGTCACGTCAGTTTCAAAGACCGCCTGCTCCATCTTTACCCAAGATTGAAGACGATGGCAACCCCAAATTTCTTATCTTTATACGCATGGCTAAT GTTTATCTTTGGTACCCACTCAGTCTTGTAACTGGTGGTACTACTGCCAAAATCATGGTTGCTGCAAAAGATAATTTTCTGGGAAagtatatttacaaaaatacacTTGATAGAAATCTTGCAGCAGTTATTTACAGA gaaaatggaaatgtGAGGGCTGCCCTTTCTACCACAGATGTTATTGAG CTTCCAACACCAGACCAACTGAAAACAGTAGTAGATAAAGTGAAAGACTTCTTTGGGGATGCAAAGGAATCTTTTGGAAAGCTTACCGCACTAGATTCAACAACAGATGAACCAGAGGAAGTTTCTAAAGAAAAGGCCAA AGTTAAAGGCTGA
- the LOC8278470 gene encoding protein HHL1, chloroplastic isoform X1, whose translation MEVGLSLNALVRLPLSNSSRIHHEDGVAKHTLFSTRTVTLQKSLKKQTLLVVKAKGKRGMQSRQFQRPPAPSLPKIEDDGNPKFLIFIRMANVYLWYPLSLVTGGTTAKIMVAAKDNFLGKYIYKNTLDRNLAAVIYRDEKEIQKTAFKQFRVLRSATEFRYGYKLVENGNVRAALSTTDVIELPTPDQLKTVVDKVKDFFGDAKESFGKLTALDSTTDEPEEVSKEKAKVKG comes from the exons ATGGAAGTGGGTCTGTCCCTAAATGCCCTAGTTAGGCTTCctttatcaaattcatcaagAATACATCATGAAGATGGAGTTGCTAAGCATACACTTTTCTCTACTAGAACAGTAACATTACAGAAATCTTTGAAGAAGCAAACTTTATTGGTTGTTAAAGCTAAAGGAAAGAGGGGAATGCAGTCACGTCAGTTTCAAAGACCGCCTGCTCCATCTTTACCCAAGATTGAAGACGATGGCAACCCCAAATTTCTTATCTTTATACGCATGGCTAAT GTTTATCTTTGGTACCCACTCAGTCTTGTAACTGGTGGTACTACTGCCAAAATCATGGTTGCTGCAAAAGATAATTTTCTGGGAAagtatatttacaaaaatacacTTGATAGAAATCTTGCAGCAGTTATTTACAGA GATGAGAAGGAGATACAGAAGACAGCATTTAAACAATTTCGTGTGCTGCGATCAGCAACTGAATTCAGATATGGTTACAAACTTGTT gaaaatggaaatgtGAGGGCTGCCCTTTCTACCACAGATGTTATTGAG CTTCCAACACCAGACCAACTGAAAACAGTAGTAGATAAAGTGAAAGACTTCTTTGGGGATGCAAAGGAATCTTTTGGAAAGCTTACCGCACTAGATTCAACAACAGATGAACCAGAGGAAGTTTCTAAAGAAAAGGCCAA AGTTAAAGGCTGA
- the LOC8278470 gene encoding protein HHL1, chloroplastic isoform X2, which yields MEVGLSLNALVRLPLSNSSRIHHEDGVAKHTLFSTRTVTLQKSLKKQTLLVVKAKGKRGMQSRQFQRPPAPSLPKIEDDGNPKFLIFIRMANVYLWYPLSLVTGGTTAKIMVAAKDNFLGKYIYKNTLDRNLAAVIYRDEKEIQKTAFKQFRVLRSATEFRYGYKLVENGNVRAALSTTDVIELPTPDQLKTVVDKVKDFFGDAKESFGKLTALDSTTDEPEEVSKEKAK from the exons ATGGAAGTGGGTCTGTCCCTAAATGCCCTAGTTAGGCTTCctttatcaaattcatcaagAATACATCATGAAGATGGAGTTGCTAAGCATACACTTTTCTCTACTAGAACAGTAACATTACAGAAATCTTTGAAGAAGCAAACTTTATTGGTTGTTAAAGCTAAAGGAAAGAGGGGAATGCAGTCACGTCAGTTTCAAAGACCGCCTGCTCCATCTTTACCCAAGATTGAAGACGATGGCAACCCCAAATTTCTTATCTTTATACGCATGGCTAAT GTTTATCTTTGGTACCCACTCAGTCTTGTAACTGGTGGTACTACTGCCAAAATCATGGTTGCTGCAAAAGATAATTTTCTGGGAAagtatatttacaaaaatacacTTGATAGAAATCTTGCAGCAGTTATTTACAGA GATGAGAAGGAGATACAGAAGACAGCATTTAAACAATTTCGTGTGCTGCGATCAGCAACTGAATTCAGATATGGTTACAAACTTGTT gaaaatggaaatgtGAGGGCTGCCCTTTCTACCACAGATGTTATTGAG CTTCCAACACCAGACCAACTGAAAACAGTAGTAGATAAAGTGAAAGACTTCTTTGGGGATGCAAAGGAATCTTTTGGAAAGCTTACCGCACTAGATTCAACAACAGATGAACCAGAGGAAGTTTCTAAAGAAAAGGCCAAGTAA
- the LOC8278469 gene encoding GRAS family protein RAD1: MFDLVEEEIMPSALYMQSESFRDYTRYETTGLDLNIGYSIPHIPVSKNSRPTCFDLDETRSHKRVKPGGVESIGNGIGCYAVSSNGGSINANCLNSLPRLHFRDYIRAYTERYLAIEAMEEAAAGLMISKKNEIKEEDIDGMKLVQQLIACAEAVACRDKTHASALLSELRANALVFGTSFQRVASCFVQGLSDRLTLLQPLGAVGVLGPAGKTISFTAEKDEALRLVYEICPQIQFGYFVANATILEAFEGESSIHVVDLGMTLGLPHGEQWRNLLHCLANRPDKKPRCLRITGVGNSTERLQALGDELDCYARSLGLNFEFLWVESSLEKLKSTDFKLLDGEVVIINSILQLHCAVKESRGALNTVLQILHELSPKLLILVEQDSGHNGPFFLGRVMEALHYYSAIFDSLDTMLPKYDTKRVKIEQFFYGEEIKNIVSCEGPARVERHERVDQWRRRMSRAGFQPAQIKMAMQAKQWLGKAKVCEGYTVTEDKGCLILGWKSKPIIAASCWKCC; this comes from the coding sequence ATGTTTGATTTAGTAGAGGAAGAAATAATGCCTTCTGCTCTCTACATGCAATCTGAATCATTCAGAGATTATACAAGATATGAGACTACTGGTCTTGATCTCAATATCGGCTATTCGATCCCACATATTCCCGTATCGAAGAATAGCCGTCCTACTTGTTTTGATTTAGATGAAACAAGAAGCCATAAGAGGGTAAAACCGGGTGGCGTTGAATCCATTGGAAATGGTATTGGATGTTATGCTGTTAGCAGCAATGGTGGGAGCATCAATGCTAATTGCTTGAATAGCTTGCCAAGACTCCACTTCAGGGATTATATACGGGCTTACACAGAAAGGTACTTAGCGATCGAAGCTATGGAAGAAGCAGCTGCAGGCTTGATGATCagcaagaaaaatgaaatcaaGGAAGAAGACATTGATGGGATGAAACTAGTGCAGCAACTCATTGCCTGTGCTGAAGCTGTGGCTTGCCGCGACAAAACACATGCTTCTGCATTACTATCTGAGTTGAGAGCTAATGCCCTTGTCTTTGGAACATCATTTCAAAGAGTTGCTTCCTGCTTTGTCCAAGGGTTGTCTGATCGGCTTACGCTACTTCAACCGCTCGGGGCTGTGGGAGTTTTAGGTCCTGCAGGAAAAACAATCAGTTTTACAGCAGAGAAGGATGAGGCCTTGCGTCTTGTCTATGAAATTTGCCCGCAGATACAATTCGGTTACTTTGTAGCGAATGCAACCATTCTGGAAGCCTTTGAGGGAGAGAGTTCTATTCATGTTGTGGATTTGGGGATGACTCTTGGCTTGCCCCACGGTGAACAATGGCGCAACCTATTACACTGCCTAGCCAACCGCCCTGATAAAAAGCCTAGATGCCTCCGAATAACTGGTGTAGGAAACTCCACTGAGCGGCTTCAGGCACTAGGAGATGAACTAGATTGCTATGCAAGAAGCTTGGGGTTGAACTTTGAATTTTTGTGGGTGGAAAGCAGCCTTGAAAAACTGAAAAGTACAGATTTCAAACTCCTTGATGGTGAAGTCGTAATCATCAATAGCATTCTTCAGTTGCATTGTGCAGTGAAAGAAAGCCGAGGAGCATTAAACACAGTTCTACAGATACTACATGAGCTATCACCAAAGCTTCTGATTCTAGTAGAGCAAGATTCAGGCCATAACGGACCATTCTTTCTGGGAAGAGTTATGGAGGCACTGCATTACTATTCAGCTATTTTTGACTCGCTAGACACAATGCTGCCAAAGTATGACACAAAGCGAGTGAAGATAGAGCAATTCTTTTATGGAGAAGAAATCAAGAACATTGTCAGTTGTGAAGGACCAGCAAGAGTGGAACGACATGAAAGGGTCGATCAATGGCGCAGGAGGATGAGCAGAGCTGGCTTTCAGCCTGCACAAATAAAAATGGCAATGCAGGCAAAGCAGTGGCTAGGAAAGGCTAAGGTTTGTGAGGGTTATACAGTTACAGAAGATAAAGGGTGCTTGATTCTTGGATGGAAATCAAAGCCAATAATTGCAGCTTCCTGCTGGAAATGCTGCTAA